A window of the Henckelia pumila isolate YLH828 chromosome 3, ASM3356847v2, whole genome shotgun sequence genome harbors these coding sequences:
- the LOC140893131 gene encoding uncharacterized protein At5g65660-like, with product MESPNHGVANGTGSRPTVAFPVGTALLLLLIFGLSGIFSFCYHWEKRRHAISRRTAAHVEAGTALIDHHVCKPQAPHMNLKQPESQVLPVIVMPGDNVPKFIAVPSPCQPPRLEKIIVDVPPPPPPKPLRTALPLI from the exons ATGGAGAGCCCAAATCACGGCGTAGCAAATGGCACAGGTTCACGGCCTACGGTGGCGTTTCCGGTGGGCACAGCCCTATTATTGTTGCTTATCTTCGGCCTCAGCGGCATATTCTCGTTTTGCTACCATTGGGAGAAGCGCCGCCACGCTATATCTCGACGCACCGCCGCCCATGTGGAGGCCGGTACTGCTCTAATTGATCATCATGTTTGCAAACCTCAAGCGCCACACATG AATTTGAAGCAGCCAGAAAGTCAAGTCCTCCCAGTTATAGTCATGCCTGGGGACAATGTTCCAAAGTTCATAGCAGTGCCTTCTCCATGCCAGCCTCCCAGACTGGAGAAAATCATAGTGGATgtgccgccgccgccgccgcctaaGCCCCTGCGGACTGCTTTGCCGTTGATTTAA
- the LOC140886657 gene encoding auxin-responsive protein IAA9-like isoform X1, which yields MSSMLRGVEGKILCNTSSMDSSASLECISQNGSRLKEHNYFGEFSLVDSSAVSSVPREDEKILNLKATDLRLGLPGSHSPGRDSDITPISTGNLDEKQLFPLVPSIDRIHSLSPKIVVSGSKRGFSDTESKGGLFTEEKWMFNARGSDSTQENLADNSEINVIISKRPPVSQCSIKTEVPVKTSKECHNNVNVSDTNLAPAAKTQIVGWPPIRSFRKNSLASTSKKNDEVDGKPGPGATFVKVSLATAPYLRKVDLRTYSSYEELSFDLEKMFSCFTIGQCGPPGARSREILSENTFRDLLYGSEYVLTYEDKDGDWMLVGDVPWVMFITSCKRLKIMKGSDAIGLAPWAMGKCKSPN from the exons ATGTCATCAATGTTGCGGGGTGTTGAAGGGAAAATCCTGTGTAATACATCCTCGATGGATTCCTCGGCTTCTTTAGAATGTATTTCTCAGAATGGCTCACGGTTGAAAGAGCACAATTACTTTGGTGAATTTTCCTTGGTTGACAGCTCTGCTGTCTCCTCTGTGCCTCGAGAAGATGAGAAAATCTTAAATCTGAAAGCTACAGATTTGAGGCTTGGTCTTCCTGGATCACATTCCCCTGGACGAGATTCAGACATTACTCCGATAAGCACCGGAAATCTTGATGAGAAGCAATTGTTTCCCTTGGTTCCTTCCATTGACAGAATCCACTCATTGTCACCAAAGATTGTTGTTTCTGGAAGCAAAAGAGGATTCTCAGACACCGAATCAAAAGGTGGCTTGTTTACTGAAGAAAAGTGGATGTTTAATGCGAGAGGATCTGATTCTACACAAGAAAACCTAGCTGATAATTCTGAGATAAATGTTATTATCTCCAAAAGGCCGCCTGTGTCTCAGTGTTCCATTAAGACAGAAGTACCTGTAAAAACATCAAAAGAATGCCATAACAATGTTAATGTTTCTGACACCAACCTTGCACCCGCTGCTAA GACACAGATTGTTGGTTGGCCTCCTATCAGATCTTTTCGGAAGAATTCTCTGGCATCAACATCAAAGAAAAATGATGAAGTTGATGGTAAACCAGGTCCTGGTGCTACTTTTGTTAAGGTCAGCTTGGCCACTGCTCCTTATTTGCGGAAGGTTGATCTTAGAACATATTCCTCCTATGAAGAGCTTTCTTTTGATCTTGAGAAAATGTTCAGCTGTTTTACCATTG GACAATGTGGACCTCCAGGAGCCCGAAGTAGAGAAATCCTGAGTGAGAATACGTTTAGGGATCTTCTGTATGGATCTGAATATGTGTTGACGTATGAGGACAAAGATGGTGACTGGATGCTAGTTGGAGATGTCCCATGGGT GATGTTCATCACTTCATGCAAGAGGCTCAAAATAATGAAAGGCTCTGATGCTATCGGATTAG CTCCATGGGCCATGGGAAAATGTAAATCCCCAAACTAG
- the LOC140886657 gene encoding auxin-responsive protein IAA9-like isoform X2 yields the protein MSSMLRGVEGKILCNTSSMDSSASLECISQNGSRLKEHNYFGEFSLVDSSAVSSVPREDEKILNLKATDLRLGLPGSHSPGRDSDITPISTGNLDEKQLFPLVPSIDRIHSLSPKIVVSGSKRGFSDTESKGGLFTEEKWMFNARGSDSTQENLADNSEINVIISKRPPVSQCSIKTEVPVKTSKECHNNVNVSDTNLAPAAKTQIVGWPPIRSFRKNSLASTSKKNDEVDGKPGPGATFVKVSLATAPYLRKVDLRTYSSYEELSFDLEKMFSCFTIGARSREILSENTFRDLLYGSEYVLTYEDKDGDWMLVGDVPWVMFITSCKRLKIMKGSDAIGLAPWAMGKCKSPN from the exons ATGTCATCAATGTTGCGGGGTGTTGAAGGGAAAATCCTGTGTAATACATCCTCGATGGATTCCTCGGCTTCTTTAGAATGTATTTCTCAGAATGGCTCACGGTTGAAAGAGCACAATTACTTTGGTGAATTTTCCTTGGTTGACAGCTCTGCTGTCTCCTCTGTGCCTCGAGAAGATGAGAAAATCTTAAATCTGAAAGCTACAGATTTGAGGCTTGGTCTTCCTGGATCACATTCCCCTGGACGAGATTCAGACATTACTCCGATAAGCACCGGAAATCTTGATGAGAAGCAATTGTTTCCCTTGGTTCCTTCCATTGACAGAATCCACTCATTGTCACCAAAGATTGTTGTTTCTGGAAGCAAAAGAGGATTCTCAGACACCGAATCAAAAGGTGGCTTGTTTACTGAAGAAAAGTGGATGTTTAATGCGAGAGGATCTGATTCTACACAAGAAAACCTAGCTGATAATTCTGAGATAAATGTTATTATCTCCAAAAGGCCGCCTGTGTCTCAGTGTTCCATTAAGACAGAAGTACCTGTAAAAACATCAAAAGAATGCCATAACAATGTTAATGTTTCTGACACCAACCTTGCACCCGCTGCTAA GACACAGATTGTTGGTTGGCCTCCTATCAGATCTTTTCGGAAGAATTCTCTGGCATCAACATCAAAGAAAAATGATGAAGTTGATGGTAAACCAGGTCCTGGTGCTACTTTTGTTAAGGTCAGCTTGGCCACTGCTCCTTATTTGCGGAAGGTTGATCTTAGAACATATTCCTCCTATGAAGAGCTTTCTTTTGATCTTGAGAAAATGTTCAGCTGTTTTACCATTG GAGCCCGAAGTAGAGAAATCCTGAGTGAGAATACGTTTAGGGATCTTCTGTATGGATCTGAATATGTGTTGACGTATGAGGACAAAGATGGTGACTGGATGCTAGTTGGAGATGTCCCATGGGT GATGTTCATCACTTCATGCAAGAGGCTCAAAATAATGAAAGGCTCTGATGCTATCGGATTAG CTCCATGGGCCATGGGAAAATGTAAATCCCCAAACTAG
- the LOC140890509 gene encoding E3 ubiquitin-protein ligase WAVH1-like isoform X1, which translates to MVLGWRRAFCTSVPKDQERDSPIIKEKSETNPSLSIGSRFGGFFSNPSTPRMQSQPVFSPTLRCRTTANTPSARPAAVAQASSAPQSPKLRCKTRIAPRFFNRSTPSSPRSPSFSLLKSSLRLSKQNRCEICLERLKTGQGTAIFTAECRHSFHFPCIAAQVRKQCSLTCPICNSTWKEIHLSPSTPTPTQNRAQDFEQKRDVKKSILKVYNDDEPLSSPTSGARFNPIPESDEYEDRNDEFPGFFAANNVVLKELEMQKVEFGLLSETAVVSVGKCSETYAVVLKIRAPEASSKHARRASIDLVTVVNVGRSMNSEKIHLMKKAMRTVVSSLTAADRFSIVAFSSTSKRLLPLRRMTTAGKKAARRIIDAIIPLDDSATSAMDSLKKAAKVIEDRREKNPAAAIMLFSDGHRGGSAVSHSLFSEIPLHSVKLSVGINELPDETLAKCITNSLSIVIQDLKFQLGFTPDSAPGEVSAVYSSHGGRPTLIGSGQSWCMMGDLCSDEEREVLIELKVQSPFAGGATVAHRRLSVRCQYKDPSTQELIHDKEGAIAVPCPRVIGSASTRESQRLRCLFVTTRALAESRRMADRSDIAGAYHMLASARALILQSGSGSGEEFVRGLEAELSELSLRRHDQAQQRRNNHEREAEPLTPTSAWRAAERLAKLAIMKKSLNRVSDLHGFENARF; encoded by the exons ATGGTTTTGGGATGGAGAAGAGCATTTTGCACTTCGGTTCCGAAAGATCAAGAAAGGGATTCACCGATTATCAAGGAGAAATCGGAAACCAATCCAAGTCTGAGCATTGGCTCAAGATTTGGTGGGTTTTTCTCAAATCCTTCGACCCCTCGGATGCAGTCTCAACCTGTGTTTAGCCCCACTCTCCGGTGTCGGACCACCGCAAATACACCTTCGGCACGGCCGGCTGCTGTGGCTCAGGCGAGTTCTGCTCCGCAAAGTCCGAAACTTCGTTGCAAAACTAGAATTGCTCCAAGATTCTTCAATCGTTCTACACCTTCTTCTCCTCGCTCTCCCTCTTTTTCTCTACTCAAATCAAGCCTTCGCCTATCCAAG CAGAATAGGTGCGAAATTTGCTTGGAGCGACTGAAAACCGGGCAGGGAACCGCCATATTCACGGCAGAGTGCCGCCACAGCTTCCATTTTCCGTGCATCGCCGCCCAAGTAAGGAAGCAATGTTCGCTTACGTGTCCGATTTGCAATTCCACGTGGAAGGAAATTCATCTCTCGCCATCAACACCCACCCCAACTCAAAATCGAGCCCAAGATTTTGAACAGAAAAGAGATGTTAAAAAATCAATCTTGAAGGTCTACAACGATGATGAGCCGTTGTCATCTCCAACATCTGGTGCAAGATTCAACCCCATACCGGAATCCGATGAATACGAGGATAGGAACGATGAATTCCCAGGTTTTTTCGCTGCTAATAATGTGGTTTTGAAGGAACTGGAAATGCAGAAAGTGGAGTTTGGGTTGCTGTCCGAAACGGCCGTGGTGTCAGTTGGTAAATGCAGTGAAACTTATGCCGTTGTTTTGAAAATCAGAGCTCCGGAGGCGAGTTCGAAGCACGCCCGTAGAGCTTCAATTGATTTGGTGACAGTGGTGAACGTTGGCAGGAGTATGAATTCAGAAAAGATTCATTTGATGAAGAAAGCAATGAGAACGGTGGTTTCTTCCCTCACCGCCGCAGACCGGTTCTCAATCGTGGCATTCTCCTCGACATCAAAGCGTTTACTACCTCTACGGAGAATGACAACCGCCGGAAAGAAGGCCGCGCGTCGAATCATCGACGCCATCATCCCCTTGGACGACAGTGCCACGAGCGCTATGGATTCGCTCAAAAAGGCTGCGAAAGTCATCGAGGATCGCCGAGAGAAAAACCCAGCCGCTGCCATCATGCTATTTTCCGACGGACACCGAGGTGGCTCCGCCGTGTCACACAGTCTATTCTCGGAAATCCCACTACATTCCGTGAAACTAAGCGTGGGCATCAACGAGCTGCCGGACGAAACTCTCGCGAAATGTATCACAAACTCACTGAGCATCGTCATCCAAGATTTGAAATTTCAGCTTGGGTTCACGCCCGACTCGGCTCCCGGCGAGGTCTCGGCGGTTTATTCCTCCCACGGAGGTCGACCCACATTGATCGGATCCGGACAGAGCTGGTGTATGATGGGTGACTTGTGTTCCGACGAAGAGAGAGAGGTGTTGATCGAATTGAAAGTCCAATCCCCGTTCGCCGGTGGGGCCACCGTGGCCCACCGGCGACTGTCAGTCCGATGCCAGTACAAAGACCCGTCAACTCAAGAGCTGATACACGACAAAGAAGGAGCAATTGCAGTCCCGTGTCCACGAGTGATCGGGTCCGCATCCACTCGCGAATCCCAACGTCTGAGATGCCTCTTTGTCACCACCCGAGCCTTAGCGGAGAGCAGGAGAATGGCCGATAGGAGCGACATTGCCGGAGCTTACCACATGTTAGCCTCAGCTCGAGCTCTCATCCTGCAATCGGGTTCGGGCTCGGGTGAGGAATTCGTTCGCGGGCTGGAAGCTGAGCTGTCGGAGCTGAGCTTGaggagacatgatcaggctcaGCAAAGGAGGAACAACCACGAAAGGGAAGCTGAGCCACTCACGCCCACCTCAGCCTGGAGAGCAGCGGAACGCCTAGCTAAACTAGCCATTATGAAGAAATCGCTAAATAGAGTTAGCGATTTACATGGATTCGAAAACGCGAGATTTTAG
- the LOC140890509 gene encoding E3 ubiquitin-protein ligase WAVH1-like isoform X2 produces MVLGWRRAFCTSVPKDQERDSPIIKEKSETNPSLSIGSRFGGFFSNPSTPRMQSQPVFSPTLRCRTTANTPSARPAAVAQASSAPQSPKLRCKTRIAPRFFNRSTPSSPRSPSFSLLKSSLRLSKNRCEICLERLKTGQGTAIFTAECRHSFHFPCIAAQVRKQCSLTCPICNSTWKEIHLSPSTPTPTQNRAQDFEQKRDVKKSILKVYNDDEPLSSPTSGARFNPIPESDEYEDRNDEFPGFFAANNVVLKELEMQKVEFGLLSETAVVSVGKCSETYAVVLKIRAPEASSKHARRASIDLVTVVNVGRSMNSEKIHLMKKAMRTVVSSLTAADRFSIVAFSSTSKRLLPLRRMTTAGKKAARRIIDAIIPLDDSATSAMDSLKKAAKVIEDRREKNPAAAIMLFSDGHRGGSAVSHSLFSEIPLHSVKLSVGINELPDETLAKCITNSLSIVIQDLKFQLGFTPDSAPGEVSAVYSSHGGRPTLIGSGQSWCMMGDLCSDEEREVLIELKVQSPFAGGATVAHRRLSVRCQYKDPSTQELIHDKEGAIAVPCPRVIGSASTRESQRLRCLFVTTRALAESRRMADRSDIAGAYHMLASARALILQSGSGSGEEFVRGLEAELSELSLRRHDQAQQRRNNHEREAEPLTPTSAWRAAERLAKLAIMKKSLNRVSDLHGFENARF; encoded by the exons ATGGTTTTGGGATGGAGAAGAGCATTTTGCACTTCGGTTCCGAAAGATCAAGAAAGGGATTCACCGATTATCAAGGAGAAATCGGAAACCAATCCAAGTCTGAGCATTGGCTCAAGATTTGGTGGGTTTTTCTCAAATCCTTCGACCCCTCGGATGCAGTCTCAACCTGTGTTTAGCCCCACTCTCCGGTGTCGGACCACCGCAAATACACCTTCGGCACGGCCGGCTGCTGTGGCTCAGGCGAGTTCTGCTCCGCAAAGTCCGAAACTTCGTTGCAAAACTAGAATTGCTCCAAGATTCTTCAATCGTTCTACACCTTCTTCTCCTCGCTCTCCCTCTTTTTCTCTACTCAAATCAAGCCTTCGCCTATCCAAG AATAGGTGCGAAATTTGCTTGGAGCGACTGAAAACCGGGCAGGGAACCGCCATATTCACGGCAGAGTGCCGCCACAGCTTCCATTTTCCGTGCATCGCCGCCCAAGTAAGGAAGCAATGTTCGCTTACGTGTCCGATTTGCAATTCCACGTGGAAGGAAATTCATCTCTCGCCATCAACACCCACCCCAACTCAAAATCGAGCCCAAGATTTTGAACAGAAAAGAGATGTTAAAAAATCAATCTTGAAGGTCTACAACGATGATGAGCCGTTGTCATCTCCAACATCTGGTGCAAGATTCAACCCCATACCGGAATCCGATGAATACGAGGATAGGAACGATGAATTCCCAGGTTTTTTCGCTGCTAATAATGTGGTTTTGAAGGAACTGGAAATGCAGAAAGTGGAGTTTGGGTTGCTGTCCGAAACGGCCGTGGTGTCAGTTGGTAAATGCAGTGAAACTTATGCCGTTGTTTTGAAAATCAGAGCTCCGGAGGCGAGTTCGAAGCACGCCCGTAGAGCTTCAATTGATTTGGTGACAGTGGTGAACGTTGGCAGGAGTATGAATTCAGAAAAGATTCATTTGATGAAGAAAGCAATGAGAACGGTGGTTTCTTCCCTCACCGCCGCAGACCGGTTCTCAATCGTGGCATTCTCCTCGACATCAAAGCGTTTACTACCTCTACGGAGAATGACAACCGCCGGAAAGAAGGCCGCGCGTCGAATCATCGACGCCATCATCCCCTTGGACGACAGTGCCACGAGCGCTATGGATTCGCTCAAAAAGGCTGCGAAAGTCATCGAGGATCGCCGAGAGAAAAACCCAGCCGCTGCCATCATGCTATTTTCCGACGGACACCGAGGTGGCTCCGCCGTGTCACACAGTCTATTCTCGGAAATCCCACTACATTCCGTGAAACTAAGCGTGGGCATCAACGAGCTGCCGGACGAAACTCTCGCGAAATGTATCACAAACTCACTGAGCATCGTCATCCAAGATTTGAAATTTCAGCTTGGGTTCACGCCCGACTCGGCTCCCGGCGAGGTCTCGGCGGTTTATTCCTCCCACGGAGGTCGACCCACATTGATCGGATCCGGACAGAGCTGGTGTATGATGGGTGACTTGTGTTCCGACGAAGAGAGAGAGGTGTTGATCGAATTGAAAGTCCAATCCCCGTTCGCCGGTGGGGCCACCGTGGCCCACCGGCGACTGTCAGTCCGATGCCAGTACAAAGACCCGTCAACTCAAGAGCTGATACACGACAAAGAAGGAGCAATTGCAGTCCCGTGTCCACGAGTGATCGGGTCCGCATCCACTCGCGAATCCCAACGTCTGAGATGCCTCTTTGTCACCACCCGAGCCTTAGCGGAGAGCAGGAGAATGGCCGATAGGAGCGACATTGCCGGAGCTTACCACATGTTAGCCTCAGCTCGAGCTCTCATCCTGCAATCGGGTTCGGGCTCGGGTGAGGAATTCGTTCGCGGGCTGGAAGCTGAGCTGTCGGAGCTGAGCTTGaggagacatgatcaggctcaGCAAAGGAGGAACAACCACGAAAGGGAAGCTGAGCCACTCACGCCCACCTCAGCCTGGAGAGCAGCGGAACGCCTAGCTAAACTAGCCATTATGAAGAAATCGCTAAATAGAGTTAGCGATTTACATGGATTCGAAAACGCGAGATTTTAG
- the LOC140887875 gene encoding protein RMD5 homolog, with protein MELNPIKDAFDRVTKKQKLSFSKSQELIEEIGQEIEQALSRIQSAEDSTTPIDHKSVLDELKAKLKERGPLSHLEGTQKELNIALSKYPKLLEKSFNPDISKAYRHVDFDIHTVNQIIATHFYQEGQFDLGDLFVNESKVPDAAEKKSPFLEMHQILEGMKYRNLEPALKWATNNRELLQQNGSDIEFKLYRLQFVEILQKRGRDEALKYARAFLTPFASKHMAEIQKLMACLLWAERLDSSPYAELLSSIHWEKLAEEITQQFCNLMGQSNESPLGVTIAAGAQGLPTLLKLMNVMTGKKQEWQSMKQLPVPVDLDREFQYHSIFVCPVSRDQASDENPPMLLSCGHVLCKQSITKLSKNNSTRPFKCPYCPTEVEAGQCRQLHL; from the coding sequence ATGGAATTGAATCCCATAAAAGATGCTTTTGATCGTGTTACAAAGAAACAGAAACTGTCATTTTCAAAAtctcaagaattaattgaaGAGATCGGACAGGAAATAGAACAGGCTTTATCAAGAATACAATCAGCCGAGGATTCTACAACTCCAATTGACCATAAGTCAGTCCTCGATGAATTAAAAGCGAAGTTAAAGGAAAGAGGTCCACTTAGCCACTTGGAAGGCACACAAAAAGAACTGAATATTGCTTTGAGCAAGTATCCCAAGCTTCTTGAGAAATCTTTCAATCCTGACATCTCAAAGGCTTATCGTCATGTTGATTTTGATATCCATACTGTGAATCAAATTATTGCCACTCACTTCTATCAGGAGGGCCAATTTGATCTTGGTGATCTATTCGTAAATGAGTCAAAGGTACCTGATGCTGCTGAGAAGAAATCTCCTTTTCTAGAAATGCATCAAATATTGGAGGGCATGAAGTATCGGAATCTGGAGCCTGCTCTGAAATGGGCGACAAATAATCGCGAGCTCCTTCAACAAAATGGATCTGATATAGAATTTAAGCTTTATCGCCTTCAGTTCGTGGAAATCTTGCAGAAAAGGGGCAGAGATGAGGCTTTAAAGTATGCTAGGGCCTTTTTGACCCCTTTTGCATCCAAACATATGgctgaaatccaaaagctcaTGGCTTGTTTGTTGTGGGCTGAAAGGCTCGATTCCTCACCCTATGCTGAACTACTTTCTTCCATACACTGGGAAAAACTAGCTGAGGAAATCACACAACAGTTTTGTAATCTCATGGGGCAATCAAATGAGAGTCCATTGGGAGTGACAATTGCAGCTGGCGCTCAGGGGCTGCCAACCCTTCTGAAGCTAATGAACGTAATGACTGGCAAGAAGCAGGAATGGCAGTCTATGAAACAATTACCTGTACCTGTTGATTTAGATAGGGAGTTTCAGTATCATTCGATATTCGTATGCCCGGTGAGTCGAGATCAAGCAAGTGACGAGAATCCTCCTATGCTGTTGTCATGTGGACATGTACTATGCAAACAATCTATCACCAAGTTGTCGAAAAATAACAGCACGAGGCCATTCAAATGTCCTTATTGCCCCACCGAAGTTGAAGCAGGTCAGTGTAGGCAGTTGCACCTCTGA